In Desulfobacterales bacterium, a genomic segment contains:
- a CDS encoding ATP-dependent Clp protease ATP-binding subunit, whose protein sequence is MKGQYPEVINNHSFSLNIIKYNNPIEEIDDLTNSIIEQGYIPIVWRQASGLMVKHLSNYFPLFDSIDIGHINEPIEIIKFIIKRPQNRVAYILEDFHHYIGEKETLNPSVGEIRSLIKELSRSLNDRSDRVYLFVPNSYELPPELINFFYKSSKNLNKNTVNNYLYKYGQLLTDADYISHIKPLIGGEPLIQRMIQVLTQMESNNPLLIGHPGVGKTALVEGLAKMIFIKNVSSQLKEKNIYSLSLNRLIAGTKYRGDFEIRIEGLMEEVLKNKETIIIFIDEIHTLLDAGASEGSIGAADILKPLLARGEFPCIGATTFEGAEYFFKDPALSRRFKRIIVNPPSIEESIKILRGIAPCFEKYHNIKIEDYALESSVVLSEKYIVKEYLPGKAISILDAAAAYCGMRGMKRLTSTDIRREINVNISHISG, encoded by the coding sequence ATGAAGGGACAATATCCTGAAGTTATTAATAATCACTCGTTTTCATTAAACATAATAAAATATAATAACCCAATAGAAGAAATTGATGATTTGACTAATTCTATTATTGAACAAGGATATATCCCTATTGTTTGGCGTCAAGCTTCAGGACTTATGGTTAAGCATCTATCAAATTATTTCCCTTTATTTGATAGTATTGATATAGGCCATATCAATGAACCTATAGAGATTATTAAATTTATAATAAAACGACCTCAAAATCGTGTAGCATATATTTTGGAAGATTTCCATCATTATATAGGCGAAAAAGAAACGCTTAACCCGTCTGTTGGAGAAATACGTTCTCTAATAAAAGAACTATCCCGCAGTCTAAATGATAGGAGCGACAGGGTTTATCTCTTTGTTCCCAATTCGTATGAACTGCCACCTGAACTTATAAATTTTTTTTACAAATCTTCAAAAAATTTGAATAAAAATACGGTAAACAATTATTTATATAAATACGGTCAACTATTGACGGATGCAGATTATATCTCGCATATTAAACCTTTAATAGGGGGAGAGCCTCTTATTCAAAGAATGATTCAGGTATTAACTCAAATGGAAAGTAATAATCCATTACTTATTGGTCATCCAGGTGTTGGAAAAACAGCTTTAGTAGAAGGTTTGGCAAAAATGATTTTTATTAAAAATGTTTCTTCCCAGCTAAAAGAGAAAAATATATATTCTCTTTCATTAAATAGACTTATTGCAGGTACAAAGTATAGAGGCGATTTTGAAATAAGGATTGAAGGTTTAATGGAAGAGGTTTTAAAAAATAAAGAAACAATTATTATTTTTATAGATGAAATTCATACATTGCTTGATGCAGGAGCTTCAGAAGGATCTATTGGGGCGGCTGATATATTAAAGCCTTTACTCGCAAGGGGAGAATTTCCATGTATTGGGGCTACTACCTTTGAAGGAGCTGAATATTTTTTTAAGGATCCAGCTCTGTCTCGACGATTTAAAAGAATAATCGTTAATCCTCCAAGTATTGAAGAGTCTATAAAGATATTACGGGGAATAGCTCCTTGTTTTGAAAAATATCATAACATTAAAATAGAAGACTACGCATTAGAATCCTCTGTTGTTTTAAGTGAAAAATATATAGTCAAAGAATATCTTCCCGGAAAGGCTATTTCTATTCTTGATGCTGCTGCTGCATATTGTGGTATGCGAGGAATGAAAAGATTAACATCAACAGATATACGAAGAGAAATTAATGTCAACATTTCTCATATTTCTGGATAA